The Prochlorococcus marinus XMU1408 region CAAAAACTACTTGGTCAGCACGGCATTGATGTCAATGTTGTGGCTCCTTTGGGAGCTTCACCTGCAGACATAATGCGAATGCCCGATGCAGATGTTAATGTTTGCCTTTATCCAGAGATAGCCGAATCCACTTGTATTTGGCTTGAAAGAAATTTAAATATTCCTTTTACGAAAACAGTTCCTCTTGGTGTTGGGGCTACTCAGGATTTCCTTAGAGAATTACACGAAGTTTTAGGGATGGAAATCCCAAAATCTGTAAACGAATCTAATAATTCGAAATTAACTTGGTATTCGAATTCAGTCGATTCGAATTATTTAACAGGGAAAAGAGTCTTTATTTTTGGAGATGGAACACATGCTCTTGCGGCAGCAAGAATTGCTAACGAGGAGCTTGGTTTTAAAGTTGTTGGTCTAGGAACTTATAGCCGTGAAATGGCTAGGAAGGTTCGTCCAGCTGCTAAGGCACTTGGCTTAGAGGCATTGATAACAAATGACTATTTAGAAGTAGAAGAAGCGATAAAAGAAACGTCTCCAGAATTAGTTCTTGGTACGCAAATGGAGCGACATAGCGCAAAAAGACTTGGCATACCATGTGCAGTAATCAGCACACCAATGCATGTTCAGGATGTACCAGCTAGATATAGTCCTCAAATGGGATGGGAGGGAGCAAATGTCATTTTTGATGACTGGGTTCATCCTTTAATGATGGGATTAGAGGAACATTTGATTGGAATGTTTAAGCATGACTTTGAATTCGTTGACGGTCATCAAAGTCATCTAGGCCATTTAGGTGGTAAAGGAAATCAAAATGTGAATCAAGAAGTTAAAACAAAAATTTCAAGTGATGCAACAACTTCAAATGCGGATCCTATATGGACACATGAAGGTGAAAGAGAACTTTCGAAAATCCCATTTTTCGTTAGAGGTAAAGTAAGAAGAAATACAGAGAATTATGCACGCCAAGCGGGATGCAGAGAAATTAACGAAGAAACTCTTTATGACGCTAAGGCTCATTATAAGGCCTAAAAATTGATCCCTCTAATTACGCCAATGAGAATTTTCTTGACTTGATTTGATTAATCTCCAAACATTTCTTGATATCTTTTTGGCAATGAGACCGCCTCTCTCAACTCTTGAAGAGCCTGGCCTTACGCCTAAAAGTTTTGATACTTCTGTAGTGCTAAGTGGAGCTCCCGTTTCAATAGCTAAAGAAGTTAGTTCAAGTCTTTGACGTAGCTCATAAGTATCACATTTTTCGTCTTCTTTTAACCAATTCAAGTTGTCAATACCTTTGTCAGACAATTTTTGCATAAGACCTAATGAGACCAAACCAAGCGCTTGCTCAGGGTTGATTTCAGTATTTGAGTTATTGTCTTTTGAATCCTTTGGCTGGGGTAATGACATTCTTCAATCAGATCAATATATATTGAATTTATCGGCTTAAATTCAGCATGCAAGTCTTAATTGCTAGCTAAAAAGGCAATCTTTGAGGTAGTATCCCGCGCATGACAAGATTCGCCACATTTGAAAATAATGAAAGGCGACTTGGTGGTAGCCAGAGAGTTACTGGTGCAGAAGTAAATGAATATCTTGCAGATGATCCAAAGAGAGTAATAACAACTGATTCAGAAAAATCTTTAGTTGCTCGTCAAGCAAGTCATGTAAAACAAATTGAATTAAGAACATATGTATTTCTAGATTCATTACAACCTCAGCTTGCTGCTTATATGGGAACTGCAAGTTCAGGATTCTTGCCCATACCTGGTGATGCTTGTCTTTGGATGGAGGTTTCTCCTGGAATGGCTGTGCACAGGGTTACAGACATAGCACTAAAAGCCAGCAACGTTCGATTAGGTCAAATGATCGTTGAAAGGGCATTTGGATCTCTTGCTCTTTATCACCGAGATCAAAGTACAGTTCTCCATTCAGGCGATGTCGTTTTAGATGCGATAGGAAGCACAATTGATAGAAGAACTAATCCTCAAGTTACATGGACTGAAGTTATCCGCTCTATTACTCCGGATCATGCTGTTTTGATTAATCGCCAAAACAGACGTGGCTCAATGATTCAATCTGGTATGAGTATGTTCATTCTTGAGACTGAACCTGCGGGATATGTTTTGATGGCTGCAAACGAGGCGGAAAAAGCATCAAACATAACAATCGTTGATGTGAAAGGAGTTGGTGCTTTTGGAAGACTGACTTTGGCGGGGAAAGAAGGCGATGTTGAGGAAGCTGCTGCTGCTGCTATGAGAGCTATTGATTACATAAATAGAAATTAATTATTTTTAATTCCTATAGCTTTCAAAAGGTAAGGAGCTAATTCTCTAGCTGCTTTACCTCTACTTCCATGTTTTGATAATTGTGCATTATTTAATTCTCCATAAGTACAGTTAGTTTCACGAACCCAAAATAATGATTCAAACTCACCATTGGGGTAAGCAGGCTTTTTTAAAATTTCACCCCAGCAAATACCTATTGCATTTTTAACTATCTCGCCACTGTTTGTGCATAGCACCATTACGCTGCATACTTTCGCACTTCTGTAAGGACTGTCGCCAAGTGCGGTAAGAATCTTTGCTATTTTTTCTTCATTTGTGTCTGCAAGTCGCGCAGAAAAGATACCAGGAGCATTTCCAAGAGAATCAATTTCAAGCCCAGAATCATCTGCAATAGTCCAACTGTTAGTTATCGCTGCGGCTGCTTTCGCTTTCAATATTGCATTGTCTAGGTATGTTTTTCCTGTTTCTTCAACATCTAGAGAGCTAGGTTGCTTTTTAACTTCAATTGGGAGTGGCCCAAGCATTGCCTCTATCTCGGCAACCTTCTTGGGATTACCACTAGCTATGGTTATTAGTGGCTTTTTCAAATCGAATAATTTAACTAGATCTATATAGTCTTACAGGAAGAAGTTAAAAACAATAGTCGTTGAATTTTTTAGATGATTTTGAGACAGTTTTGGGCGAACATTCCAACCCTGACATAGCCAGGAAGCTGTCTCGTGGGTAAAAATAACTACATTGACATGTTTACGCAATGCAATATGAGTATGTCCTAACCATTAATCGAACAGCGTTACTCAACTGTCGTAGCAAGGGTGATAAGCTCAGCTTATATGTGGAACTAGAAACTGTAATCAGCGCTATTAGGAAATCCCCTTGACTAATTGCAGTTTGACGGGCCATTGTCCCTCCTGAACATTCCATCCCTTTACTGAAATAGGACATGGCTAGCGAAACAATGGGTATTGCTCTCGGCATGATCGAGACACGCGGATTAGTACCAGCTATTGAAGCTGCTGACGCGATGACCAAGGCAGCAGAAGTGCGCTTAATTGGTCGTGAGTTTGTTGGTGGTGGTTACGTAACAGTTTTAGTTCGTGGTGAAACTGGCGCTGTAAACGCTGCAGTTCGTGCAGGCGCAGACGCTTGTGAGCGTGTAGGTGACGGACTTGTTGCAGCTCACATCATTGCTCGTCCTCATCGTGAAGTTGAGCCAGCTTTGGGTAACGGTAACTTCTTAGGTCAGAAGGACTGATTTTTGACTAAGTCCTAAGAGGAGAGGACTTTTTAAATTTTCAACCTTCTAACTAATTAACAGGAGCTATCAATGGCTAAAAAGTATGATGCTGGAGTTAAGGAGTATAGAGATACTTACTTCACTCCTGACTACGTCCCCCTAGATACTGACCTACTTGCATGTTTTAAATGCACAGGACAGGAAGGTGTACCAAAGGAAGAGGTTGCAGCAGCTGTTGCGGCTGAATCTTCTACAGGTACATGGTCAACAGTTTGGTCCGAATTGCTAGTAGATCTTGAGTTCTACAAAGGCCGCTGTTACCGCATCGAAGATGTCCCTGGAGACAAGGATGCCTTCTATGCATTTATTGCCTACCCATTAGATCTTTTTGAAGAAGGATCTATAACTAATGTTTTAACATCACTTGTTGGAAACGTCTTTGGTTTTAAAGCCTTGCGTCATCTTCGTCTTGAAGATATCCGCTTCCCAATGGCATTTATCAAAACCTGTGGTGGACCTCCTAGTGGAATCGTAGTAGAACGTGATCGTCTTAATAAGTACGGTCGCCCATTACTTGGTTGTACTATTAAACCGAAACTAGGTCTCTCAGGTAAAAACTACGGTCGCGTTGTATACGAATGTCTAAGAGGCGGTCTTGATCTAACTAAAGATGATGAGAATATTAATTCTCAGCCATTCCAACGTTGGAGAGAGCGTTTTGAATTCGTAGCTGAAGCAGTAAAGCTAGCTCAACAGGAAACTGGTGAGGTTAAAGGTCATTACCTTAATTGTACAGCGACTACTCCTGAGGAGATGTATGAGCGTGCTGAGTTTGCTAAAGAACTCGATATGCCCATCATCATGCATGACTACATTACTGGTGGTTTTACAGCTAATACAGGTTTGGCTAACTGGTGTCGTAAGAACGGCATGCTTCTTCATATCCACCGTGCGAT contains the following coding sequences:
- a CDS encoding non-canonical purine NTP pyrophosphatase, encoding MKKPLITIASGNPKKVAEIEAMLGPLPIEVKKQPSSLDVEETGKTYLDNAILKAKAAAAITNSWTIADDSGLEIDSLGNAPGIFSARLADTNEEKIAKILTALGDSPYRSAKVCSVMVLCTNSGEIVKNAIGICWGEILKKPAYPNGEFESLFWVRETNCTYGELNNAQLSKHGSRGKAARELAPYLLKAIGIKNN
- a CDS encoding BMC domain-containing protein, producing the protein MASETMGIALGMIETRGLVPAIEAADAMTKAAEVRLIGREFVGGGYVTVLVRGETGAVNAAVRAGADACERVGDGLVAAHIIARPHREVEPALGNGNFLGQKD
- a CDS encoding ferredoxin:protochlorophyllide reductase (ATP-dependent) subunit B, producing the protein MELTLWTYEGPPHIGAMRIATSMKKLHYVLHAPQGDTYADLLFTMIERRGSRPPVTYTTFQARDLGGDTAELVKGHIKEAVDRFNPEALLVGESCTAELIQDQPGSLAKGMGFDIPIVSLELPAYSKKENWGGSETFYQIVRNLLKDHSGESKETWQEEKRRPRVNLLGPTLLGFRCRDDILEIQKLLGQHGIDVNVVAPLGASPADIMRMPDADVNVCLYPEIAESTCIWLERNLNIPFTKTVPLGVGATQDFLRELHEVLGMEIPKSVNESNNSKLTWYSNSVDSNYLTGKRVFIFGDGTHALAAARIANEELGFKVVGLGTYSREMARKVRPAAKALGLEALITNDYLEVEEAIKETSPELVLGTQMERHSAKRLGIPCAVISTPMHVQDVPARYSPQMGWEGANVIFDDWVHPLMMGLEEHLIGMFKHDFEFVDGHQSHLGHLGGKGNQNVNQEVKTKISSDATTSNADPIWTHEGERELSKIPFFVRGKVRRNTENYARQAGCREINEETLYDAKAHYKA
- a CDS encoding BMC domain-containing protein; protein product: MTRFATFENNERRLGGSQRVTGAEVNEYLADDPKRVITTDSEKSLVARQASHVKQIELRTYVFLDSLQPQLAAYMGTASSGFLPIPGDACLWMEVSPGMAVHRVTDIALKASNVRLGQMIVERAFGSLALYHRDQSTVLHSGDVVLDAIGSTIDRRTNPQVTWTEVIRSITPDHAVLINRQNRRGSMIQSGMSMFILETEPAGYVLMAANEAEKASNITIVDVKGVGAFGRLTLAGKEGDVEEAAAAAMRAIDYINRN
- a CDS encoding form I ribulose bisphosphate carboxylase large subunit — protein: MAKKYDAGVKEYRDTYFTPDYVPLDTDLLACFKCTGQEGVPKEEVAAAVAAESSTGTWSTVWSELLVDLEFYKGRCYRIEDVPGDKDAFYAFIAYPLDLFEEGSITNVLTSLVGNVFGFKALRHLRLEDIRFPMAFIKTCGGPPSGIVVERDRLNKYGRPLLGCTIKPKLGLSGKNYGRVVYECLRGGLDLTKDDENINSQPFQRWRERFEFVAEAVKLAQQETGEVKGHYLNCTATTPEEMYERAEFAKELDMPIIMHDYITGGFTANTGLANWCRKNGMLLHIHRAMHAVIDRHPQHGIHFRVLAKCLRLSGGDQLHTGTVVGKLEGDRQTTLGYIDNLRESFVPEDRTRGNFFDQDWGSMPGVFAVASGGIHVWHMPALLAIFGDDSCLQFGGGTHGHPWGSAAGAAANRVALEACVKARNAGREIEKESRDILLEAAKHSPELAIALETWKEIKFEFDTVDKLDVQ